CAAAAATCTTTACAGGCTTTATCGGTCTAAAAAGCATGACGACAGCAATGTAATTTGTTATCCATCCAATAGCAGCACCAACAACGCCTAAAAACATCATTTGTAGAAAAAAATGCATTAGATCACCTCAACAAAATAACCTATGAATATAATAACAGATTTCTTCAAATAATAAAACCCAGTTTAAGCTGGGTCTTATTTCCTTGCCTCATTTATCGCACATAAGCTGCAACCATTGCATATAAATACTTTGTTTGAAAATATTTTTTTAACAGTATCAAAAACATCTTTACTTTTTATATTTTCCAACGAATGTATATATATCTTAGAAGGAGCCATTGCAATAAGTGTGCTTATAAGCATATCATCATCTGTCAATTCTCCTCCTGTAAATTCAATTGTAATATCGCTTAAGAACTGCCCTGTTATAGGCTTCTTTTCTTTGTCGTAAAATGAAAATTTACCACTTTTATCAACGAGGATGTTAAGAACATCTATTTTGGAGTCCTGAAGTTCTACAAAATACTTTAAAAGCCCGATAAATTCATCGTATTCCTTTTGCATCATGTATTCGTCAACCGCTCTATCCACTACCTCGCTTAACTCGCCAATAAAATCCCTTAACCTGAAATTGACAAACCCTTCTATGTCAATAGTCTCATTGTCCTTTAAGAAATCCTCTATTTCCTCAAAGATTCTTTCTTTCTTAACTAATTTGAATGTCTCTCTATTTACATCGTTATCTAAAATACCTCTCGCTATGTTTTCAATCTTTCGCTTCTCATCAGAATCAAAATAATAATAGTATTTATCTATAATCCTTTTTATCAACTTCTTGTCGATCTGATTTACTATTACATCAGAAATCACATCAGATACATGCTCTTTTATTTTAGCTATATTTTTACTCGAAACTCTATCCTCTACGTCTATATTAAAAAAAGTAATGTTCCCACGATTATCTAAATTTACAGTAAAATCTAATCCTTCATTCTTCATATATTCTAACTCATTGTTAAAAACGCTGCCACTTAATAAAGCATTTGGGATACCGATAGACAAAAGCTGCATTTTTCTCACTCCCTTCGTTAGTAGTATGTGCTTTTAAGTCTTTTCTTTGCATCATCAGTAGAGTGGAATAATGGAACCTATGTCTTTTACTTCACCAGATGACAAAAAAATTATTTCTTTGTTTTTATATTTCAAAAAATCAATTATTTTCTTGTATTCGTTGTGATATCTTAAATCTCCAGCAACGCAAAAAACATCTTTATCTATAAGTCCAGACGCTCCTCCTATAAATCCGTAATCAAACCCATTAAGCTTTATACCACCTTGTTCAATCAAAAGGCAGTCAAACCCTTCTTTTGAAGCTGTCTTATAAAGACCTGCGTCCGATGTTATGAAACTTATATTGTCCACGATTGCCATGTTGCACTTGGTGTATCCTTGCTTAACGTGTATAAATTTCACTCCTTTTTTCTCTAATACTTCCCTTAATACTGGATCAGTATACTTCAAATTATGAAAAGCATAATCGCCTAATCTTGCTACATTATATGCTATATTGCCAGGATAGTTTCTACTTAGTACAGTCTTCCCAAATATTACTTCCAAGTTTAACTTTTTGATTTCTTCAACAAAATTTTCATCAACATCTGGCGCTAAAACAATTTGTCTGTCACCTACATTGTGGGCGATTATATCCGGATGATACGATATGGCTTCGTAGAGAGAAGCATGTCTTTTTGTCATTACGACTTCTATTTCCATCTTTTTCAATGAATTAACTACATCAAGATGCCTTCCATCGACGACGACACACCGTACTTTTTTGTCAGGTACATAAGGATTTTTCAAAAATAAAACCTCCTAAAAAAAATCAGCATACCTACTGTATGCCTAACATTTCCTTCTATCTTTTAAGTATTTGCTTCCTTCTATAGACTTAAGCTTCCTCTTAATCTCTGCAGCTACTGCACTTATCTGCAGCTCATTATCAAAATTTCTGTTTTCGTTCGTCACAACAGCTATAGATATTGAAACGAATGGAAACCTCTGTATTTCTCCTCGCCTATTGATGACTTCTATATAGCCATTGGCCAAATCCTCATCATCGTAATACCTCTTTATATCCTCATCAAAGGTATTTATTATATAATTGCATATATCATCGATTTTATCTGGAGTAGTTATTATTATAAAGTCATCTCCGCCTATATGCCCTAAAAAATCGTTGGGATTTCCACATTTAAAAAGGGCATCTTTCAAGATCCTGGCTGTCTGCCTTATTATTTTATCGCCACGTGAAAATCCGTAGTAATCATTGAAGGACTTAAAATTATCCAAGTCTATGTACAAAACAGCGTACAAGAGCCCATTTTTTATGCGCCTTCTTATCTCATACTTTATGTCAATATTGCCTCTAAGTCCTGTAAGTGGATTGGCCATCCTGTTGTGCTCGATCCTCTGAAACAGATTTTTCACTTGTGCAAGAAGTTCTTTTTCATTGAATGGTTTCGTTATGTACGCATCAGCGCCTAACTCCAACCCGTGCAGTTTCTCTTCATAATTGTCACTGGATGTCAAAAGTATGACAGGCACCAATTGATTTTCTTCCTCATCCCTCAATATTCTAAGTAAGTCAAATCCACTAAGACCAGGCATGACTACATCAAGTATGACCATATCCGGCAAAATGCGTCTATACAACTTTAAAGCCTCATCGCCATCTTGTGACTCGTAAATTTTATACCCGGCGCCGCCTAAAATGTTTTTTAAAATAGTCCTGCTTAGCTTATCATCATCAACGATCAATATACTTTTTTCATTCACATTACTTCCCCCAAAATCTTTTTCACCCATAATAAATTATATTTACGACTTGTAAGAATGATTCGCTCCAAATGCAAATAAAAAATAATAACCAATATATTACATCACTAATAAATTATAATATTGAAGAAGGCAATAGTCAATAAAATATAAGAAAAATGGCAGGTTTGATGCTCTGCCATTTTCTACTATTCTCAACACGATTTTTATATTTAGATGGTTCTTGTAGAAATCAAATCTTTATACCATAGGGCACTGTCCTTCAAAATCCTTCTTTCCGTCTCATAGTCCACATATACGATGCCAAATCTCTTTGAATAGCCATGAGCCCACTCAAAATTGTCCATAAGTGACCACACAAAGTACCCTTTCAAATTTCCACCATCATCTAAAAAGCGTTTAGCCTCTTTAAAATGCTGTCTTAAAAACTCTACCCGCTTTTCATCGTGTACACGATCGTCATCCTCAACGACATCATTAAACGCCGCACCATTTTCAGTAATGTACAATGGCATATCATAAGTGTATTCTCTTTTAAGCCTCATCAAAATATTGTAAAGTGATTCAGGGTAAATCTCCCATCCCATCTCCGTCTTTTCATTTCCAGGATCTATCTGCACAACATCCAAAATACCGTCATTTCCTTTCTGGACAACTGCTCTTGTGTAATAATTAACTCCCAGAAAATCTAATTTTTGAGAAATCACATTCAAATCTTCATCATTTATAAAATCGACTTTTGCAAATTTACCAAAATACTCTACCATATCTTCCGGGTATTTGGCTTTAAATAGAGGATCTAAGAACCATCTGTTTTGGAAACCATCGGCTATTTGAGCCGCAATTTTGTCATCGTCACTATCTGAGGCAGGAAATACTTCGTTTAAGTTTAGAGTAATGCCTATTTTAGAGTCATCTAAATTTAGATCTCTAAATATTTCCACAGCTTTGCCATGTGACAACAAAAGATGGTGCGAAACTAACAAAGCTTCACCTAGATCTTTATGCCCTGGCGCATGTTCGCCGATGAAATACGACAAAAATGAAGAACACCATGGCTCATTTAATGTGATCCAGTTTTTTATGTATCCGCCCAGTTCAGAAAAAAGTTTTGCGGCATATTCACCATACCACTCAACAACATCTCTATTAAGCCATCCACCTAAATCATCAGCCCATTGAGGCAGATCCCAATGGTATATTGTAGCAAAAGGTTTAATGTCATTTTTTAAAAGCTCATCAGTCAACCTTTTATAAAAATCCATCCCCTTAGGATTGTACTGCCCTTTCGCAGGGAAAATCCTTGGCCAAGCAATAGAAAATCTGTACGCTTCAATGCCTAAGTCTTTCATCATCTTTACATCGTCCTTGTATAGATGGTAGTGATCGCAAGCCACATCGCCATTATGGCCTTTGTATACCTTTCCATCTTGTCTGGAAAATGTGTCCCAGATAGACATAGTCCTGCCATCCTCGTTGTAAGCACCTTCAACTTGATACGAAGCCGTAGCCACGCCAAACAAAAAATCTTTGCTAAAGTCTGACATTTCACACCCTCCCATAAATTATCTATTACAATTATACCATATATTTACTATTAATAAAAAGAAAATAGACAAAAAAATATAGGTATATACCTTTCGTACATACCCTTTCTAATACACTACGCATTTACTAATTTTATGGCGCCGTGTGGACAATACCTGGTACAAACGCCGCATCCAGTACATTTTTCTTTATCCACATTTATCTCAACTTGAAACAAGCCCTTTCTTGATAACTTAAATGCGCCAAACTTGCAACTGTGACTTGCTGGACAAAACGGTGATCTATCACATATATCTTGATCTACATATGCATACCTCATATCATTTCCTCCTTTTAGTCTATTAATATTTTATTATACCCCCCTACTGTAGTAGGGTCGTCTGTATACATTATACTTGTCTTTCGTCTTGTTTGTCAAGATGTTTTTATAGACCATCTATAAAATTTTTATCTTGTACTTTAAAAGCCATTCATTTATTTGTATAAGGTATGCATATAGCTGAGGACCGCCCATAAGTTGAGAAAACCATGCTGGGTCGTAATCTTTCGCATCCGTATCTATGAGATTTTGCACTTCATTTTTGTCG
The window above is part of the Thermoanaerobacterium sp. PSU-2 genome. Proteins encoded here:
- a CDS encoding DUF6873 family GME fold protein — its product is MKNPYVPDKKVRCVVVDGRHLDVVNSLKKMEIEVVMTKRHASLYEAISYHPDIIAHNVGDRQIVLAPDVDENFVEEIKKLNLEVIFGKTVLSRNYPGNIAYNVARLGDYAFHNLKYTDPVLREVLEKKGVKFIHVKQGYTKCNMAIVDNISFITSDAGLYKTASKEGFDCLLIEQGGIKLNGFDYGFIGGASGLIDKDVFCVAGDLRYHNEYKKIIDFLKYKNKEIIFLSSGEVKDIGSIIPLY
- a CDS encoding response regulator, with amino-acid sequence MNEKSILIVDDDKLSRTILKNILGGAGYKIYESQDGDEALKLYRRILPDMVILDVVMPGLSGFDLLRILRDEEENQLVPVILLTSSDNYEEKLHGLELGADAYITKPFNEKELLAQVKNLFQRIEHNRMANPLTGLRGNIDIKYEIRRRIKNGLLYAVLYIDLDNFKSFNDYYGFSRGDKIIRQTARILKDALFKCGNPNDFLGHIGGDDFIIITTPDKIDDICNYIINTFDEDIKRYYDDEDLANGYIEVINRRGEIQRFPFVSISIAVVTNENRNFDNELQISAVAAEIKRKLKSIEGSKYLKDRRKC
- a CDS encoding 4Fe-4S binding protein — encoded protein: MRYAYVDQDICDRSPFCPASHSCKFGAFKLSRKGLFQVEINVDKEKCTGCGVCTRYCPHGAIKLVNA
- the ytxC gene encoding putative sporulation protein YtxC, whose amino-acid sequence is MQLLSIGIPNALLSGSVFNNELEYMKNEGLDFTVNLDNRGNITFFNIDVEDRVSSKNIAKIKEHVSDVISDVIVNQIDKKLIKRIIDKYYYYFDSDEKRKIENIARGILDNDVNRETFKLVKKERIFEEIEDFLKDNETIDIEGFVNFRLRDFIGELSEVVDRAVDEYMMQKEYDEFIGLLKYFVELQDSKIDVLNILVDKSGKFSFYDKEKKPITGQFLSDITIEFTGGELTDDDMLISTLIAMAPSKIYIHSLENIKSKDVFDTVKKIFSNKVFICNGCSLCAINEARK
- a CDS encoding GH1 family beta-glucosidase gives rise to the protein MSDFSKDFLFGVATASYQVEGAYNEDGRTMSIWDTFSRQDGKVYKGHNGDVACDHYHLYKDDVKMMKDLGIEAYRFSIAWPRIFPAKGQYNPKGMDFYKRLTDELLKNDIKPFATIYHWDLPQWADDLGGWLNRDVVEWYGEYAAKLFSELGGYIKNWITLNEPWCSSFLSYFIGEHAPGHKDLGEALLVSHHLLLSHGKAVEIFRDLNLDDSKIGITLNLNEVFPASDSDDDKIAAQIADGFQNRWFLDPLFKAKYPEDMVEYFGKFAKVDFINDEDLNVISQKLDFLGVNYYTRAVVQKGNDGILDVVQIDPGNEKTEMGWEIYPESLYNILMRLKREYTYDMPLYITENGAAFNDVVEDDDRVHDEKRVEFLRQHFKEAKRFLDDGGNLKGYFVWSLMDNFEWAHGYSKRFGIVYVDYETERRILKDSALWYKDLISTRTI